The following nucleotide sequence is from Calditerricola satsumensis.
GTACCGTCGCACCACGCCCTCGGTTTGCGCGAAGGCGTCTTCCCAGGCGCGGAGCGCGTCGACGAACCGTGGCTCCAGATTGGGCACGAGCTCGCGGATGACGACGGTGTGCTCGGCCTCCTGGCGTTTCCAAAACTCGGCTTCGTCCAAGATGCGCAGCGGCATCTTCTCACCGTAGACGAACCGCAAGACTCCCCTCCTCCTTCCATGGCGGCGGGATGTGCGTATCGACGGTTTCAGTCTATTGCCGCGCGCGAAAAGAGGTGCACCTGCCGGGTGCGATTTGATCTGACGGCGACCGGCTATGCTATAATGGTCAGGAAACGCTGACCGGCACAGGAGGAAAGCGGACGATGCGAGTAGATGGGCGAAAAGCCGACGAGTTGCGACCCGTAACCATCACGCCGCACTACCTCAAGTACGCGGAGGGTTCGGTGCTCATTGAAGTGGGCGACACGAAGGTGATCTGTGCGGCGACGCTGGAAGACAAGGTGCCGTCGTTCGTGCGCGGGACGGGAAAAGGCTGGGTAACGGCCGAGTATGCCATGCTGCCGCGCGCCACGGAGCAGCGGACCCCGCGGGACATAACCAAGGGGAAAGTGAGCGGCCGCACGATGGAGATCCAGCGGCTGATCGGACGTGCGCTGCGCGCCGTGGCGGACCTTGAAGCGCTGGGTGAACGAACGATCATCATCGACTGCGACGTGATCCAAGCCGACGGCGGCACGCGCACGGCGTCGATCACCGGAGCCTTCGTGGCCATGGTGCTGGCCATGGACCGGCTGCGTCAGGCGGGGGAGGTGCCCTATCTGCCGGTCCGCGATTTTCTCGCCGCCACGAGCGTGGGCGTCTTGGGCGAGGAGCTCCTGCTGGATCTGTGCTACGCGGAAGACAGCCAGGTGAAGGTGGACATGAACATCGTCATGACCGGCTCCGGCCAGCTGGTGGAAGTGCAGGGCACGGGCGAGGAGGCCACCTTCTCGCGCGAGGAACTGGACCGGATGATCACCCTGGCCGAAAAGGGCATTCGCGAACTGGTGGCCGTGCAGCGTCAGATCCTTGGCGAGCTGGCCGACCTGGTCGGGGTGAAGCCGCCGGCGGAGGAGGCGGCGGAACCGGCCGGGGAGGCGGACACCTCGATGACGGAGGCGGCCGGTGCGGAGGCGGCGGGCCATGTTCCGGCTGAATGAGCTGGTGCTGGCGACGCGCAATCCGGGAAAGGTGCGGGAGATGGCGGCGCTGCTCGCCGATCTGGGCGTGACGGTGCGGAGCCTGTCCGACGTGCCCGGCGCGCCGGAGGTGGAGGAGGACGGGCGGACCTTCGCCGAGAACGCCGTGAAAAAAGCGGAGACCATCGCCCGCTTCACCGGGTTGCCCGCGTTGGCCGACGATTCGGGGCTTGAGGTGGACGCCTTGGGCGGGGCGCCGGGTGTCTTCTCGGCGCGTTACGCCGGGGAAGGGGCAAGCGACGCGGCCAACAACGCAAAGCTCCTCGCCGCGCTGGCGGGCGTCCCGGCGGAGCGGCGCACGGCGCGCTACCGCTGCGTGCTGGCTCTCGCGGCTCCCGGCATGCCGACGGTGACGGTGGAAGGTGTCTGCGAAGGGCGGATCGCCGAACAGCCGCGCGGTACGGGGGGATTTGGCTACGATCCCCTCTTTTACCTTCCGGGCAGGGGCAAAACGATGGCCGAACTGAGGCCGGAGGAGAAAAACGCCA
It contains:
- a CDS encoding XTP/dITP diphosphatase translates to MNELVLATRNPGKVREMAALLADLGVTVRSLSDVPGAPEVEEDGRTFAENAVKKAETIARFTGLPALADDSGLEVDALGGAPGVFSARYAGEGASDAANNAKLLAALAGVPAERRTARYRCVLALAAPGMPTVTVEGVCEGRIAEQPRGTGGFGYDPLFYLPGRGKTMAELRPEEKNAISHRGQALRRLKALLIERGWCGHAGPGAE
- the rph gene encoding ribonuclease PH produces the protein MRVDGRKADELRPVTITPHYLKYAEGSVLIEVGDTKVICAATLEDKVPSFVRGTGKGWVTAEYAMLPRATEQRTPRDITKGKVSGRTMEIQRLIGRALRAVADLEALGERTIIIDCDVIQADGGTRTASITGAFVAMVLAMDRLRQAGEVPYLPVRDFLAATSVGVLGEELLLDLCYAEDSQVKVDMNIVMTGSGQLVEVQGTGEEATFSREELDRMITLAEKGIRELVAVQRQILGELADLVGVKPPAEEAAEPAGEADTSMTEAAGAEAAGHVPAE